The Brassica napus cultivar Da-Ae chromosome C7, Da-Ae, whole genome shotgun sequence genomic interval AAAAATTGCCGATAGGATAGAGCTCTTGAGAGCTAGGGAGAaaattttgctacttcggtttaAAGCGTTTCAGTTCGCATGGAAGAAAGATCTTCATCAACTAGCTTTAACAAAGCACCAACCGAAGTCTAACAAAAGAACCGAAGTGTTACCGAATGCAAAAATTAGTGGGCGTCTGAAGCTTCCCCAACCTTTACGCCTGAGGCTCTCTTCTTCAGGTAATGTATTCATAATCTCTTTTCTCTCTGCTTTTTGCTCTTAGTATTTTAAGCCTTCCTTGGTGTGTCTTTTTCTGGCATGAAGTAGGAGGTGTTGTCCAAAAGATTGCTTCGGGAAACTTTTGGACAGtgataacaaataaattaagtCTTTTTCATCGAATTTTGACGTCTAATAACTGTTTATTATACGCGTGCAGCTCAGAGAAGGGATAGTGTAGCGTCCACGACAGAGCTCGTAAGTTACATGAAAAAACTACAAAATGGTACCCATTTAACGCCTTTTAGAGACATTTTGAGGATGCCTGCGATGATTTTGGATGAGAAAGAGAGGGCGAGGTCACGTTTTATCTCCAGTAATGGGATGATTGAAGATCCATGTGACGTTGAGAAGGAAAGAACAAAAATTAATCCTTGGACCCCAGAGGAGAAAGAGACTTTCCTGGATATGCTAGCAATGCACGGGAAGGATTTCAAGAAAATTGCTTCATATCTTTCTCAGAAGACAACTGCGGACTGTGTCGAATACTACTACAAAAACCACAAGTCTGATAGTTTTGGGAAGATAAAGAAGCAGCGTGGTTATGGTAAAGAAGGGAAACACACCTACATGTTGGCGCCACGAAAAAAGTGGAATCGTGAGATGGGGGCTGCCTCTCTTGATATTTTAGGTGCCGTCTCAATCATAGCATCAAACGCAGGCAAGGTTGCATCAACCAGACAGATCTCTTCCAAAAGGATTACCCTTAGAGGTAGCAGCAGTTCTAGTTCATTGCAGCATGATGGCAAGTACTCTGAAGGGTGCTCCCACAGTTTCGGTTTCCCTCGTAAGAGAAATCTTGGTGCAGATGTTGTAGCTGTTGGTCCTTTGTCATCAGAGCAGATAAACTCTAGAGAGGAGTGTATGTATCATCTGAAGATTGATCCTGCTGCAAAAAAACCTCGGATATCTCATTCTACACATAATGAGAACAGCAATGAAGACGATGACTCATGTTCCGAAGAGAGCTGCGAAGAAACGGGACCTATTCATTGGACCGATGCTGAGAGATCTGCCTTTATACAGGGGTTCTCGCTATTTGGCAAGAATTTTGCTTCATTATCGAGCTTCGTCAGGACAAGGTCTCCGGATCAGTGTAGGGTTTTCTTTAGCAAAGTTCGGAAATGCCTTGGGTTGGAATGTAGACAGTCTGGATCTGCAAATGTGAGCACATCCGCAAGTGTTGATAATGCCAATGAGGGTGTTGGTGGAAGCGACTTGGAGGATCCTTGTGCCATGGAGAGTATTGCTGCCATATGCAATGATGGAGTTAGCGCCAAGATTGGTCTGAATTCGCCAACCTCTCCTTTTAACATGAATCAGGATGGAGCTAATCATTCAGGCTCTGCAAATGTGGAAGCCGGCCTTAGTAGATCAGAACAAGATATTGGGCTGACATTACTGTGCTTGAAAGATGGTACCAGTCTCGTGAACAATGCATGTAGCAATGGGGATTTCCCGGGTGTAGTTTCGGAACCTTTGGTAAACAATATTACTGGTGAGACCCAGTGTCAGGCTGCAGAGCAAATTAACAGTAATGATCCACTGTCAATGGAAATAGATGAAGGTAATTTAACATCTGTCGCTGAGGAGACGATTAAGAGCAGTGATCAACTGTCTATGGAATTAGAAGAAGGTAATTTAACACCTGTCGCTGTATCTTCTGACCCCTTGTATTGTGGCGCAAGCGCTATTATTGTAGAGACACCCACAGAAAGCTCACACAAGGGCTCAGGAGGTGAAGGTGCTGCATTGCCTAATCAAAGCTCAAAGCAGCAGGATGGAGTGAACGAAGCTGCAAATAGGGCCATAAATAATGGCCTTGAGGCTGAAGCTGCACCTTCAAGTTTCAGGTACCCTGAGTGTCTGCACCACGTTCCCATTGAGGAAGACCTTGTAGACGTCAGTGTACCACAAGGAGATCCCAGTTGCCATACAGAGTCCGAGTTATCAAATTCTCTTGTTGTCCAAACTAATAACATGGGCTGGCAGTTTTCTGAGGTCAATCTGAATTTGGATAGGAGGCTTCGGATTGTAGGCCATGCGAAACCTGAGCAGAGTGGTCGATTAAATGCTACTAGTACGGAACCTTGTCAAATTCCTTGGAGATCATTCACACAAGATCCGAGCAGGATTAGTAGGTCAAAATCTGATTTGATTGTGAATAACCAACATACAGGTGAAGGTTTCTCACTCAAAAAGTGTACTAGCTCAGCTACTAAGCCTCTGACAGTATTCCATAAAGATGGAAGATCTGGTCATAGCAGGAGACACTCTTTTAGTTTGTCTGATTCTGAGAGGCTCGATAAAAATGGAGATGTGAAGCTGTTTGGCACAGTACTAACCGCAGATGATAATGGAAGCAAGCAGAAACAAAATCCAGGCGGAAGTATCAGGTCATCGTCAACATTGAGCGGGGACCATCAGTACATTAATCAGCAACACCTTCAGAATGTTCCTATTACGAGCTACAGTTTCTGGGATGGCAGCAGAATCCAAACCGTGCTCACATCTTTGCCAGAGTCTGCCAAGTTGCTTGCAAGTTACCCCGAAGCACTTAGCACGCATCTTAAGCAGCAGGTTGTTAGTAGCAAAGAGATTCAGCTGGATGTTAGTGGAATTCTGAGCTTTGGAAAGCATATCGAAGAGAGAGCAGATGTCTCTAGCGGTAAGGATGAAAGGTAACATAGGAGAAGGGGAAATGGTTTAGCAGAAGCAACCAGGTGAACCAAAAACTTCTTAGGGTCATTACTATTAGTTTGTTTTGGATTTCTTTGTTTGTCATCCTGTATCATATCTCATTTTTTGTCATCTTTCTTAATTTAGAAATGTCAGTCGATATAGGCATTTTGTTTTCCTTCTTTTGGTTCAACTTAAGTTAGGTGCCTCCACAAAATCCATAGATGATGTTTGTATTTGTATTGTTGCTGACAATAACATGGAAAGAGAGATAACTCTTGAAGAAGAATAACATCTAATGTTGTCTGGTGGAAGACTAACTCAACTTAACTTGCATGAGGGAAGGCCTTTTTCTTCAACCAAGTAACTTGTTTGGAGGATTGGTGGTAATGGCGCCACTACCTTTAAAACCTGCAGACATGATTTATCAGCTGATTTAGATAGTTGgacaactgcaaaaaaaaaacgttcaGATATTGATTACTTGTGGCATTAGCACGAGTGGCTTTATATACCTTACGAGTGTTCAACAGGTTTGGTATCTCTACTTCATGTGCATGAAGATGATATCCACAATCCCCAGGAACAGCTTGATTAGGTCTTCGGTAGCCCCTGCATGGAAATATTCAGCAGCTAAGGTGCTTCGATATAATTATTTACCAACACTAGTCCCAATTCACACTCCACAAGAAACTACCCATTGTGTTATACTACATTAGTTAGCCCCATATTGTTTAATTTCAGACCCTTGATCTCACGGAAACTCGAAAATGTATTGGAAAATGCaagtaagaaaaataaaatgcaaAATTGTACCCATCTTCAGCAAAAGAAGGAGTAGAAGCAGCATCTACAAGATCTGGATCAACACCCTTTGGTTGTCCTCCCGCAACATAAAGTGGGTCCCCTGCATTTTGGTCAACATGTAAGCTAAGATTTCATGTTTGCTGACTTGCACTGAGATCCTGTAAACATCATCACTTCTTTTTCATAGACCCACTGCCAAAAGAATACTCATGTCTAGCAAAACCGTCCTAGACTATGCCACAAGCAACTCATGTCCTAGAGCATCACTTGGGAGTTGGGACTAAGTCCTTTTTCTACCGAAATATGATTCCACCATCATTTTCTATTCAATGTTCTACTGAAAGCAAGGGGTTACTGACTCCAAGTAAATCATGTATCTCAAAGCTACGGATCCAAATTTTGTTATGATATACTAATGAAGGTTTACCTACTAAGGGATGTCCAATGAATGCAAGATGAATCCGAATTTGATGTGGTCTTCCAGATTGTATCTCTACCTGTTTTGCATCAAGGTCATTTTTAAGAACTTCATTTTGGTCTTACTATCTCATTCGCTTTTATCCTTTGTGTGACACGGTGATATTGTAAATAGGATGAAACAGAAGGAAAACCTTAACCAGCGTGCAATCTCTCTGCCTGTCCCTTTCCAAAACGATTACTTTGCTGAAAGAAGGTTTGCCTGACAACAAGAAGAGCAAAgtcattttagatttattttggATTTATTTTGTTGCACTAGCTAATGGTGttaagatattagaattaaccttcAGAAGAAGCAACGTATAATCCTTTTGCTACGCCAGGATATCGAACCACCCCAATAGGCTGTTTGATAACTAcctttaaaatgtttaaaataacaaagaacCATCGTCAAGAAGAGGCTACAAATGATCATGGCAAAGTAATAAAGTGGCCTTGCCTCGTCTTCTTCAACTATACCACTCGCTAGTGCTCGATAtatctttgatatttttcttACGGTTCCACACTCTTGACCCATGTTGCTGAAAGAATATACTTAACATTAGCACAAAGATAGTTTCAAGAATGGGCCGAGTAGAACCAAAAAAGTAAGCTAGAAATCATTTATGATGAACTCACCCAGACCCAACAAGAGACGTCCCCTCAGCAAAATAAGCTGAAAGTTTAGTTTTAGCAAGCTTTGTCTTTGCACAGAGAAGTATACCTGAGAAAAGAGTCCATCCATTCAAACAAATTGAAAACAATAACAAATTCCCCAGTAGAGAGATAAAGATCATTTTAAAGATGCTTTTGCAATGTAAACTGGTAAGAGTCCAGTGAAGAGCTCAACATTTTTATCAGGGCGTGGAGAATACTTGAATCTTAGTTGGTTTATAAGCTAACCTGATGTTCCTCTCCCTAGTCGATGTACAGGGACAGGGTGTGATTCACCAAAACACCACTGCAGTTGCGTCAATACAGTCCTTTGCTGGAAAAGCCCTCCTGGCAACACTTGGAGTCCAGACGGTTTGTTTAAAGCGATCTGCATTTATATGAAGTCCACATCACACCAAGTTAAAAGAACAAAATGATATTACAATACCAAATgcaaaccacaaaaaaaaaacaagaacaagaagtcGCATTGGTCATCTTATTTGTAGATAGCAGCAAGAACGCAAAAGGAAACAACTTTAAACAAAATCGAAAAGAACTGTTTGAAAGTTGTCTTCAGAAGGAGAAGAAGTTACCAAATCATCGTCTTGGTACAAAATATCTAGCAAGTGAGGCGTGTCAGGTTCCTTCCAAGGAAGCCTATGGTAAACTAACTTGGAACCACTCCTGACAGaaggaaacaaacaaaaacacaacCTTTACTAAAAGCAAGACTCTTTATTAGTGCTTAGACTTATTGTAACAACAAAACAAGTTCCCAACCTAAGGAGTGTGTTGGGATCTTTTACAACTTCACCGTCAACTTGTATCTGCCAAAAGAACTGAGAAATGAAATTGCAAAATTCTAAAGAATCAAGCGAGAACTTTCGGTGAAAAGAGTGAGCAACCTGTCCGTTTTGGATTCGTTGAATCCAcctgaaagaagaaaaaaagatattaaagaATGAAAACGTAGAAGATGAGTCGAGGAGGAGGGAAGAAGAGTAGAACCCAAGCAATGGAGCTGAGCTCTTGTACTTGGTGTAGTAGAAATCTGACACCGTCGTTAACTCTGTGTACCACAAAAACAACAAAGAGTTAACACATAGAAAACAAACTTTTATTAATCCAATAGTGTTAAGAGGGAAGAGGACGACCTGAGTCAGAAGATGAGACGACATCTTTGTATGTTAAACCATCGTTGAGCTCGGGCCATGGCAAGCCAATTTGTTGCGGTGGCTGCGGCGACATCTTGGTCGGAACCGCCGTGTTCTGCTGTTCTTGCTGTAACGAATGTTTTGTTTTAATCCGTGATGTATTTAGTAAGGCCCATTACGGCCCATTAATCATTAGATAATATGGGCTTTAGACACAGAGCCAGAATGCTTGGTTCACACGCAACGTAACAGTAATTGGAGGGAGATAGAGCTGTGTAACTAACTAGTGCTGCTTTTTGTCTCTGTCTACTAGTAAAGATAGGATTTTGGGTATCCCTTCGGATTTAGTTCAGGATTTAGGATAAaagatattttacatatttggtttgggtttggtttcGGATCTTCTTGGATTCTGAAGCGGTTTGAATATCTATTCggattttggatttttattttttttgctcagTCATATACCGTTAAGTACTTCATAATCAGAGTCTTTGATACGTAGGAATTAACGCATTATGTACAACAGTGCATGGTAATAATGACAAAACAATGCAgtatatgtaaaataaaagaatGGGTATATTAACAAGGAATGAAAGGCTACAACAAGCATCCAAGCAAGGTGATGGACAAACAAcaagcaaaaaaagaaagagagatagaaagtgaaagagaaggGGGAAGTATTGACATTGATGCGTGCAGTAGGAGGAGAGAATACAAAAGATCTGCAGAGAGGGCAAGTGAGATGGCCACTAAGAAGCCAAGGTTCAATGCAATTGATATGGAATAGATGATTGCATCTTGGGAGATGTGTCACTGCGTCTTCAGCTTCATAGTCCACAAGGCATATTGAGCAGCAtatcttctcttcctcttcattcttcTTTTGCTTGTCCCCAAACATGAAACCGGGTAGGTGGTAACCATCATCGTGTTGCGGTTCAGCAACTCCACACTGCTTCTTCAACCTCTCTAAGGGAATGCACACAAAAGTGTAGAATACTATCGCTACTGTGCACAAAGGTGACCGCGGAAACAACAAagagaacatttttttttgtttcttcagcTTTCTTGCTTCTCTACCTCATTCCTTCCCCTCCATTTTATATACAGACTAATTAATATCATCTCCGAAATGATCATCGAACCTTGAACTTGGTAGAGTTGGGACGGCGCCGACCAGACCACCCCCCTCTTTGTTAATATATTCTTTATAATCAAGGTCAGCAATTCTCCCAGCTTCAAGAAAGCTTAAGGAGAGGTTATAGTCAACGTACAAGATGAACATGCTTCCATCTTAAGCATTAGCTGATACTTGCTTATAAATAATAGCAAGAGTCACATGACGGcgttaaaatacaaaaaaaaaatggcatGCGCCACCTCTCTAactcacaatgatccctgaaacCTCGGAGTCATCACATTACATAGTCAAGGCCTCAAGGGCATGCATTTATCTTATTAAAAAGCCAGGAGTCCTTCCACTAAAACAGGTCTTGAACACGAGTTTACCAATATAATACAGCCGACCAAATCAACTAAAGATCTCCAAGTAACTCACTATTGACTCCAAGCATTTTGCTATATAACAAATGTTTTGGTACTCGATGGTGTACTTGAATCCAATTCTTCACATAACCTTTTTACTTTGTTGATGAGAAGTTTCTTAAAGGACAAGTAAAgccaccaattttttttttttttttaatttttatgagcTGGGACCTGGTTTTCCCAAGTTGAGAATATTCGAagttaaaaaactaaaatgactttCTAAAACACTAGCtagtaacatatttttttattatatagaatTAAGGCATAGTGAGTGAATCTTTCTTGTTATAGTAATCATATGATCAGCAGTTACAAGTGTAATAAATAGTTAGTTCATCTTTTCTACATATCAAACTTATCCAGTTAATTATCCACAACCTGAAAGAAAACCTTTTGGCTAAAAGACATGCATCGGAAATCTAGACTAATAATgtctattatataaaaaaaatgtacaaTTTTGATTTGTATAAAATAATCAGGGAAGGAGCGCAGAAAAAATACATACGGGTTTTACCAGTTGGATCCAAAGTGAATTATATCATATTAATCGGTACAACTAGAGTTGGACGTGAGCTGAGAAAAAgccaaagaaagagagagataattTCTATTCATGTGTGGCTTTCTTGTACTCAGGCTTCAGCTCATAAGTTCCTTGGTTGCTTCCTTTGTTGTTGTAAATACAAAGATCTCTAAGCAAGTCTTTCAAGAATTGCTGCACAATCACATTTCTTTaagcagcaaaaaaaaatatatcatttgtgTATTCATCTTcctatatttttgtcttttgaaACCTCTCAATCAAGCACTATTTACAGTGTAAAATTCCCTTTTGGCTTTTACCTCTGGTTGGTCAGTTTCCTGAATGAGTAGCCTGAGAGTCCAATTCGAGTGTCCTTCAAATAGATTAAGCATGACTTCCTCCATCTCTCTCCGTCCCCTTCTTGTTCTCTTCATTTCTGATGTCTTGTTTGCCACCTTCTTCTTTTCCTGATACAAAAGCAATGAGTTGTTTTTCACATCTATAAGAATATCGTCAGTAGGTAATGTGTGTTTGAGAGTGGTAAAGATAGATACAAGAAAGCCTGTGGGGGTTATAGTTCCCGGTGTTGGCCTCATATGCATTCCTGTGGCATTATCAATGACCTGGtcccaaaaaaagaaacataaacatGATCATGCAAAAAATGCAAACATGTTTATTTAATCATCTTTAACAAGAACCTGGATCTGTGTTATTTTTGCACATATACTTGCTTGCTCTTTCATGGCAAAGCTTTTCATAGCTCTCCATGTTTTCGGTACGAGGATTCATGTAAAATTTGTCTTTAATCTTCCCTTCTACTGACATTGTCCCTACACTTCAAAGAAACATTGTTGAATAGAATCAACATAGTTATCATACCATTAGTAAAACCTTCACAAAAAAATGTGATACAAGAAACAAAGATATGAGAATTCCATTACCAAACAAAGCCAAAAATCTCTAATCAGTGTTGCCCCCACAAAAGATGCTTTCCATAGAAGAACCAACATAGCACAAGCATGCATGGGTACAGAATGAAAAAGAGGGACCCGAGAAATTTAATCTTACTACCTTGTGAAGACTGAGGGAAAGCAGACATGGGGATGAAATCCTTAGACACATCCAAGCCAAAACGTTTGGGAACGTTTCCAGATTCAGCTCGAGTTAGTTCCATTACGACCTGCTTAGTCAAAAGGCAAAAGAATCACATGTTTTATTATACCAAAAGAAACCTCGCAGTTTATTAAACGCAAAAGTAATGTTTCTTTACAAGAGAATCAAGAAACCTAGAAGACAGCATTCAAGAGACAACAGAGAAAATCTCTACCTGAtagcataaacaaaaaaaaaaaacctaaatgcAAAAAGAGGAAAAGGAAGGAAAAGAAGAATGACTTTGGTTTCTTCTTCGTCCACGATCGCGAGAGGATCGATGGAGAGGATGACTTTGGCAACAGGAAGGTATGGA includes:
- the LOC106409513 gene encoding uncharacterized protein LOC106409513 isoform X2 codes for the protein MPQDHASWDRKELPRLRKRDRPSEPPPPFDSPPSPSSHRDFSRWGSASDFRRPNCHGKQGGRYQFAEETSHDYYRQSAPRGDWRYTRNCRDDRVPLSQKEKCNTLDMSNSSSRAFERPCGVRNGRRSVDERPLHASDAHTTLVNSWDSPNSTHQPDIEMCTPVQTLKFKNELKFSDQRPSLPIDPHSDCLSLSERPSSENSYENKECSTANQSNGLMYARRLANDNSLDPPIRHAELEGTRKQLHLENMEDNRLRGGLRGVSDLDGTMKSGKESSLGATGKPPVCSGSFSSQSSGFSHSSSFKSLGAGDSSDRKQKVIPKIVAATQSSSGDATACATTTLSEEMIARKKRLGWGEGLAKYENKKVDVNTTEDGTALLENGTGELRSLNKNITDESPTAAIAPDYGSPTTPSSVDCSSSPGFADKSSAKAAIGASDVSNMCRSPSPVSSNYLERLPINIDELDDVSMERFGCLLSELLGTDDPVIGDFCSAQLTSMNRLLAWKGDILKAVEMAESEIDLLENKQKALKIEGRRQCRAVEPSSYVCQGDENVFKKQENPCILGPKIVASSVAETLVRDPVHQAVSAKAPVEIFGDSTGEVKSLTQAFATAGSNEDILPIPSVRAVASSKAINTSAVSSQEAIDLFSADDMVSNEDLHCAKLLSTNKIYASESSGVFNELLPREFSSFDDSRFLGVRQRQFDSHVKEKIADRIELLRAREKILLLRFKAFQFAWKKDLHQLALTKHQPKSNKRTEVLPNAKISGRLKLPQPLRLRLSSSAQRRDSVASTTELVSYMKKLQNGTHLTPFRDILRMPAMILDEKERARSRFISSNGMIEDPCDVEKERTKINPWTPEEKETFLDMLAMHGKDFKKIASYLSQKTTADCVEYYYKNHKSDSFGKIKKQRGYGKEGKHTYMLAPRKKWNREMGAASLDILGAVSIIASNAGKVASTRQISSKRITLRGSSSSSSLQHDGKYSEGCSHSFGFPRKRNLGADVVAVGPLSSEQINSREECMYHLKIDPAAKKPRISHSTHNENSNEDDDSCSEESCEETGPIHWTDAERSAFIQGFSLFGKNFASLSSFVRTRSPDQCRVFFSKVRKCLGLECRQSGSANVSTSASVDNANEGVGGSDLEDPCAMESIAAICNDGVSAKIGLNSPTSPFNMNQDGANHSGSANVEAGLSRSEQDIGLTLLCLKDGTSLVNNACSNGDFPGVVSEPLVNNITGETQCQAAEQINSNDPLSMEIDEGNLTSVAEETIKSSDQLSMELEEGNLTPVAVSSDPLYCGASAIIVETPTESSHKGSGGEGAALPNQSSKQQDGVNEAANRAINNGLEAEAAPSSFRYPECLHHVPIEEDLVDVSVPQGDPSCHTESELSNSLVVQTNNMGWQFSEVNLNLDRRLRIVGHAKPEQSGRLNATSTEPCQIPWRSFTQDPSRISRSKSDLIVNNQHTGEGFSLKKCTSSATKPLTVFHKDGRSGHSRRHSFSLSDSERLDKNGDVKLFGTVLTADDNGSKQKQNPGGSIRSSSTLSGDHQYINQQHLQNVPITSYSFWDGSRIQTVLTSLPESAKLLASYPEALSTHLKQQVVSSKEIQLDVSGILSFGKHIEERADVSSGKDER
- the LOC106409515 gene encoding RNA pseudouridine synthase 5 isoform X1, encoding MSPQPPQQIGLPWPELNDGLTYKDVVSSSDSELTTVSDFYYTKYKSSAPLLGWIQRIQNGQVAHSFHRKFSLDSLEFCNFISQFFWQIQVDGEVVKDPNTLLRSGSKLVYHRLPWKEPDTPHLLDILYQDDDLIALNKPSGLQVLPGGLFQQRTVLTQLQWCFGESHPVPVHRLGRGTSGILLCAKTKLAKTKLSAYFAEGTSLVGSGNMGQECGTVRKISKIYRALASGIVEEDEVVIKQPIGVVRYPGVAKGLYVASSEGKPSFSKVIVLERDRQRDCTLVKVEIQSGRPHQIRIHLAFIGHPLVGDPLYVAGGQPKGVDPDLVDAASTPSFAEDGGYRRPNQAVPGDCGYHLHAHEVEIPNLLNTRKVLKVVAPLPPILQTSYLVEEKGLPSCKLS
- the LOC106409515 gene encoding RNA pseudouridine synthase 5 isoform X2 gives rise to the protein MSPQPPQQIGLPWPELNDGLTYKDVVSSSDSELTTVSDFYYTKYKSSAPLLGFYSSSLLLDSSSTFSFFNIFFSSFRWIQRIQNGQIQVDGEVVKDPNTLLRSGSKLVYHRLPWKEPDTPHLLDILYQDDDLIALNKPSGLQVLPGGLFQQRTVLTQLQWCFGESHPVPVHRLGRGTSGILLCAKTKLAKTKLSAYFAEGTSLVGSGNMGQECGTVRKISKIYRALASGIVEEDEVVIKQPIGVVRYPGVAKGLYVASSEGKPSFSKVIVLERDRQRDCTLVKVEIQSGRPHQIRIHLAFIGHPLVGDPLYVAGGQPKGVDPDLVDAASTPSFAEDGGYRRPNQAVPGDCGYHLHAHEVEIPNLLNTRKVLKVVAPLPPILQTSYLVEEKGLPSCKLS
- the LOC106409515 gene encoding RNA pseudouridine synthase 5 isoform X4; this translates as MSPQPPQQIGLPWPELNDGLTYKDVVSSSDSELTTVSDFYYTKYKSSAPLLGWIQRIQNGQIQVDGEVVKDPNTLLRSGSKLVYHRLPWKEPDTPHLLDILYQDDDLIALNKPSGLQVLPGGLFQQRTVLTQLQWCFGESHPVPVHRLGRGTSGILLCAKTKLAKTKLSAYFAEGTSLVGSGNMGQECGTVRKISKIYRALASGIVEEDEVVIKQPIGVVRYPGVAKGLYVASSEGKPSFSKVIVLERDRQRDCTLVKVEIQSGRPHQIRIHLAFIGHPLVGDPLYVAGGQPKGVDPDLVDAASTPSFAEDGGYRRPNQAVPGDCGYHLHAHEVEIPNLLNTRKVLKVVAPLPPILQTSYLVEEKGLPSCKLS
- the LOC106409515 gene encoding RNA pseudouridine synthase 5 isoform X3; translation: MSPQPPQQIGLPWPELNDGLTYKDVVSSSDSELTTVSDFYYTKYKSSAPLLGWIQRIQNGQVAHSFHRKFSLDSLEFCNFISQFFWQIQVDGEVVKDPNTLLRSGSKLVYHRLPWKEPDTPHLLDILYQDDDLIALNKPSGLQVLPGGLFQQRTVLTQLQWCFGESHPVPVHRLGRGTSGILLCAKTKLAKTKLSAYFAEGTSLVGSGNMGQECGTVRKISKIYRALASGIVEEDEVVIKQPIGVVRYPGVAKGLYVASSEGKPSFSKVIVLERDRQRDCTLVKVEIQSGRPHQIRIHLAFIGHPLVGDPLYVAGGQPKGVDPDLVDAASTPSFAEDGGYRRPNQAVPGDCGYHLHAHEVEIPNLLNTRKLSNYLNQLINHVCRF
- the LOC106408330 gene encoding RING-H2 finger protein ATL18-like, which codes for MFSLLFPRSPLCTVAIVFYTFVCIPLERLKKQCGVAEPQHDDGYHLPGFMFGDKQKKNEEEEKICCSICLVDYEAEDAVTHLPRCNHLFHINCIEPWLLSGHLTCPLCRSFVFSPPTARINVNTSPFSFTFYLSFFFCLLFVHHLAWMLVVAFHSLLIYPFFYFTYTALFCHYYHALLYIMR
- the LOC106408331 gene encoding general transcription factor IIF subunit 2-like isoform X1, with translation MKSFAMKEQASICAKITQIQVIDNATGMHMRPTPGTITPTGFLVSIFTTLKHTLPTDDILIDVKNNSLLLYQEKKKVANKTSEMKRTRRGRREMEEVMLNLFEGHSNWTLRLLIQETDQPEQFLKDLLRDLCIYNNKGSNQGTYELKPEYKKATHE
- the LOC106408331 gene encoding general transcription factor IIF subunit 2-like isoform X2 — translated: MKSFAMKEQASICAKITQIQVIDNATGMHMRPTPGTITPTGFLEKKKVANKTSEMKRTRRGRREMEEVMLNLFEGHSNWTLRLLIQETDQPEQFLKDLLRDLCIYNNKGSNQGTYELKPEYKKATHE